One segment of Leptodactylus fuscus isolate aLepFus1 chromosome 7, aLepFus1.hap2, whole genome shotgun sequence DNA contains the following:
- the LOC142214588 gene encoding olfactory receptor 5G3-like codes for MELFNQSSFSRFILLGLSSIPYLEVIGFLAFLLMYLITLLTNLLLIIVVRINPKLQTPMYFFLTNLSFIDICFSTTVVPKILINTFKKDKSISLLECAVQMHFHLTLGSTECFILAVMAYDRFAAICRPLHYNTIMSTKVCISLAAASWTLSFMNSIIHVIYTFQMSFCHPHVNHFFCEVPPFIKISCSDTWLHEVAMYISAGIIASLSFFLTLISYIHILSTIFKISSSEGRYRALSTCGSHIIVVTVYYGTIMILYLRPHSHSSSDIDKSVSLLYSAVTPMVNPIIYSVRNQDVQGTIRRNLVKEIKSKIFLEKHY; via the coding sequence ATGGAACTGTTCAATCAATCATCTTTCAGCAGATTTATTCTCCTTGGATTGTCCTCCATTCCGTACTTGGAGGTCATTGGCTTCCTTGCCTTCTTGTTGATGTATTTGATAACATTGTTAACAAACCTTCTACTGATCATCGTGGTGAGAATTAATCCAAAGCTCCAGaccccaatgtacttttttcttACCAATCTCTCCTTCATTGACATTTGCTTCTCTACCACCGTGGTCCCTAAAATTCTGATCAACACATTCAAAAAGGACAAGAGCATCTCACTACTAGAATGTGCTGTCCAGATGCACTTTCATTTGACTCTTGGGTCTACAGAATGTTTCATACTTGCTGTCATGGCCTATGATAGATTTGCAGCCATCTGTAGACCGCTACATTACAACACCATCATGAGCACGAAGGTGTGTATCAGTCTGGCTGCCGCATCATGGACCTTGAGCTTCATGAACTCCATAATACATGTGATCTACACCTTCCAGATGTCCTTCTGTCATCCCCATGTCAACCACTTCTTTTGTGAGGTACCTCCTTTTATAAAAATATCCTGTAGTGATACTTGGCTCCATGAGGTAGCAATGTATATTTCAGCAGGCATCATTGCTAGTTTATCTTTTTTCTTGACTCTTATTTCCTATATTCATATTCTGTCCACCATCTTCAAGATTAGTTCTTCTGAAGGAAGGTATCGAGCTCTTTCCACATGTGGCTCCCACATCATTGTGGTGACTGTGTACTACGGGACCATCATGATTCTCTACTTACGTCCACATTCTCATTCTTCTTCAGACATAGACAAGTCTGTCTCTCTTCTTTACTCAGCTGTGACGCCCatggttaaccccatcatctacagCGTTAGAAATCAAGATGTCCAAGGCACCATAAGAAGGAACTTAGTTAaagaaatcaaatcaaaaatatttttagaaaaacaTTATTAA
- the LOC142214589 gene encoding olfactory receptor 1f45-like, with protein sequence MELFNQSSSSRFILLGLSTDPYLKVIGFLGFLMMYLTTLLANFLLIIVVSINPKLQTPMYFFLTNLSFIDIWFSTTVVPKILINTLKKDRSISLLECAFQMHFHLTLGSVECFLLAVMAYDRFAAICRPLHYNTIMSRTMCIRLTAASWIISFSNSILQVVYTFQMSFCHPYVNHFFCEVPPFIKISCSDTWLHEVAMYIATGIAASLSFFLTLISYIHILSTIFKISSAEGRYRALSTCGSHIIVVTMYYGTIMILYLRPHSHSSSGLDKSVSLLYSTVTPMLNPIIYSVRNKDVKGTIRYNLVKEIKLKLFLEKSHQHGR encoded by the coding sequence ATGGAACTGTTCAATCAATCATCTTCCAGCAGATTTATTCTCCTTGGTTTGTCCACTGATCCTTACCTGAAGGTTATTGGATTCCTTGGATTCTTGATGATGTATTTGACAACCTTGTTAGCAAACTTTCTACTGATCATCGTGGTGAGTATAAATCCGAAGCTCCAGaccccaatgtacttttttcttACCAATCTCTCTTTCATTGATATTTGGTTTTCTACCACCGTGGTCCCTAAAATCCTGATCAACACGTTAAAAAAGGACAGGAGCATCTCACTACTAGAATGTGCTTTCCAGATGCACTTTCATTTGACTCTTGGATCTGTAGAGTGTTTCCTACTTGCCGTCATGGCCTACGATCGATTTGCTGCCATCTGTAGACCACTACACTACAACACCATCATGAGCAGGACGATGTGTATCAGGTTGACTGCTGCATCATGGATAATAAGCTTCAGCAACTCCATACTACAAGTGGTCTACACCTTCCAGATGTCGTTCTGTCATCCCTATGTCAACCACTTCTTCTGTGAGGTTCCCCCCTTTATAAAAATATCCTGTAGTGATACTTGGCTCCATGAGGTAGCAATGTATATTGCCACAGGGATTGCAGCTAGTTTATCTTTTTTCTTAACCCTTATTTCCTATATTCATATTCTGTCCACCATCTTCAAGATCAGTTCTGCTGAAGGAAGGTATAGAGCTCTCTCTACATGTGGCTCCCACATCATTGTGGTGACTATGTACTATGGGACCATCATGATTCTCTACTTACGTCCACATTCCCATTCTTCTTCAGGCCTTGACAAATCTGTCTCTCTTCTCTACTCGACTGTGACGCCCATGCTTAACCCCATTATCTACAGTGTGAGAAATAAAGATGTCAAAGGCACCATAAGATATAATCTGGTTAAAGAAATCAAATTAAAACTATTTTTAGAAAAATCACATCAACATGGCAGATAG